The stretch of DNA ACCAGGCCGGCGCGAGGAAGCGCGGGGCCCGTGTCCCGGTCACCCCTCCGAGGAGGCCCATCAGCCGGCGGACCGTGACCAGTTCGCCCGAAAGGATGTAGACCTCCCCGGTCCGCCCCTTGTCGGCGGCGGCGATGAGCCCCTCGGCAACGTCGCGGACGTCGACGAAATCGTAGGCCCCGTCGACGAAAGCGGGCAGCCGCCGCTTGGCGAAGGTCAGAAAGAGCCGGCCCATCTCGGATAGCCGGAAATCATAAGGGCCGATCACCCCGGTCGGGCAGACGACCACGGCGTCCAGCCCTTGCCCGGCCGCCCGCAGGACGATCCGCGTGGCCTCGGCCTTGGATTTTCCGTAGGCCATGTGGATGCGGCTTGGGTCGATCGGCATCGTTTCGTCGATGACCGTCCCCTGCGGCGGCTCGGCAATGGCGTGAATCGAACTGACGTAGACCAACCTTCTCACGCCCGTGCGACGGCAGGCCTCAACGACATTGGCCGCGCCGCCGACGTTGACCGCCTTCAGGAGCCTCCCCTGCCTTGGGGAGAGGGTGATGACCGAGGCCAGATGGTAGACCACGTCGGCCCCGGCGAAGGCGGCCTCCAGCGATCCCGAATCCCTGACGTCGCCCATGGCGGTCTCAATGTCCAGCCCGGCCAAGGGCTCGCGCCCTTCCGACGGCAGGACCAGGCACCTGACTTTAGCGTCGCGGGACAATAGGGCGCGGACGAGGGTGTTGCCGATGTGCCCGGTGGCGCCGGTGACGACGTTCATGCTCTTGCCTCGCTTGAGGATTGACGGGTTCCCGGCAATCATTTTTCGTCATCCCCCATGATTCCATTCGTATGCCCGTCTTCCTGCCATTACGTCCGCGAAAGCTACAAAAGGCGGGCTAGAAGCGGCGGGTTTGGTCCCCGCAAGCTAAAGCGGACGGTAGCCGTCCCCGATATGGATAGAGAGATGGGGGGTCCAATCGATGCTTCAAGCGCTCAAGCTCGACCACAACGCCGTGGCGGTCTACGCTAGGGCGGCCAAAGGGGAAACCGACATCGTAGGCATCGAAGAGCAGGTCCGAGAATGCCGGACGGCGATCAATCGCAATGGCGTCAAACTGAAGAAGGATCTGATCTTCGTTGACGAAGGGCAACCGGGAACGAGCCTCGACCGCCCGGCCCTGTCGCAGTTGAGGCAATCGGTCAAGGAGGGGACGGTGTCGGCGGTCTTCGTCTGGCGACTGGATCGGCTCAGCCGCAGCGTCCTCGATTGCGTCTCGCTGGTCCGCCGGGAGTGGGGCAAGAAGTGCGTCCTCGTCTCGGTCAGCGACGACTTTCATACCGGCGGCCCTTCGGGCGAGCGGGTCTTCGGTATCCTTCAGCGGTTCATCGAGGCCGAGGCCCCGAGCCTGGAAGTGCTCGAGGAGATCGCCTCGCTTCAGCCGAGGCACCGTTCGGCGGGTCGGGGGCGATAGACTGGCGAGCCCCGGGCCGCCGCCAACGATGAAGACATAGCGCCGGCGAAGACCGGCCTCGTGATGAGGTCGGTCTTTCTTCGATCTTCTCTCATTCGCTCGGCGGCGGTCGGCAGGCGGCGGTCGCAACGCTCGGTCGCCGTTGTGGTAAGATAGAAACAGCGGCATCTTGACCGGCGAGCAAGGCTAAACCCCACTGACAGGACCGTGGTACCGTGAGCGAGCGACTGGCGGAATGGCTGACGATGGCCCTGGGCGGCCTGGGCGGATTCGGCATCTTCTTGGCGATGGCCCTGGAGAGCGCGTGCG from Bacillota bacterium encodes:
- a CDS encoding recombinase family protein, with the translated sequence MLQALKLDHNAVAVYARAAKGETDIVGIEEQVRECRTAINRNGVKLKKDLIFVDEGQPGTSLDRPALSQLRQSVKEGTVSAVFVWRLDRLSRSVLDCVSLVRREWGKKCVLVSVSDDFHTGGPSGERVFGILQRFIEAEAPSLEVLEEIASLQPRHRSAGRGR
- a CDS encoding NAD-dependent epimerase/dehydratase family protein, yielding MIAGNPSILKRGKSMNVVTGATGHIGNTLVRALLSRDAKVRCLVLPSEGREPLAGLDIETAMGDVRDSGSLEAAFAGADVVYHLASVITLSPRQGRLLKAVNVGGAANVVEACRRTGVRRLVYVSSIHAIAEPPQGTVIDETMPIDPSRIHMAYGKSKAEATRIVLRAAGQGLDAVVVCPTGVIGPYDFRLSEMGRLFLTFAKRRLPAFVDGAYDFVDVRDVAEGLIAAADKGRTGEVYILSGELVTVRRLMGLLGGVTGTRAPRFLAPAW